A single window of Montipora capricornis isolate CH-2021 chromosome 14, ASM3666992v2, whole genome shotgun sequence DNA harbors:
- the LOC138033194 gene encoding uncharacterized protein isoform X1 translates to MIFQGLPEVFSSLQPERERNVVVVVSPLVSLMKDQGGAEDSRWLLLVRCQSSPAQNQVDINMLVQEAPDVLKDVRKRVIKVHRLNVKRGLIDIFKDESVMADDLEVVVIDFRGRQEIVKGVGVLRDILSLFWKEAYDSLFIGENERVPFVRHDYQREEWAAIGRILVKGYQGCGYFPLLMSQAFFAYLLFGESAVTGPMLIQSFQNYVPADEKTLIIKSIAGEIDYEGDDGTDFLEMLCNYDCRRKVNSENIVAVIEEIAHKELIQKPQYIADCWKCIISPLIPIFVNVTTLTQKYESLLPSISKILSCLEANPVNDPEMESLKFLKKFIKGLDTSQKLSNFVRFVSGSELMLFAAIQIEFTDLSGLGRGPIAHTCNTVLQLPSTYQSFPELREDFSSILSSDNWEMDIV, encoded by the exons GGCGGAGCGGAAGACTCAAGATGGCTATTGCTGGTAAGGTGTCAAAG CAGTCCAGCCCAAAATCAAGTGGACATAAACATGCTTGTCCAGGAAGCTCCAGATGTACTGAAGGATGTCCGTAAACGTGTTATAAAAGTGCATAGGCTGAATGTGAAAAGGGGTTTGATAGATATATTTAAAGACGAATCCGTTATGGCAGATGACCTTGAAGTTGTGGTCATTGACTTTCGAGGCAGACAAGAAATTGTCAAAGGTGTTGGAGTGCTGAGAGATATACTAAGTCTGTTTTGGAAAGAAGCATATGATTCTCTTTTCATTGGAGAAAATGAACGAGTGCCCTTTGTAAGACATGACTATCAAAGAGAAGAATGGGCAGCTATTGGCAGAATATTGGTGAAAGGTTATCAAGGCTGCGGGTACTTCCCACTGCTAATGTCTCAAGCATTCTTTGCCTATCTCTTGTTTGGGGAATCTGCTGTCACTGGCCCAATGTTGATTCAatcatttcaaaattatgttccGGCTGATGAGAAGACTCTCATCATCAAATCTATTGCCGGTGAAATTGATTATGAGGGTGATGATGGTACTGACTTTTTGGAAATGTTGTGCAACTATGATTGTCGTCGTAAGGTCAATTCAGAGAATATTGTCGCTGTTATTGAAGAAATTGCTCATAAAGAGTTAATTCAAAAACCGCAATATATTGCAGACTGTTGGAAGTGCATAATAAGCCCTCTCATACCAATCTTTGTTAACGTGACGACTTTGACTCAGAAATATGAATCTTTGCTTCCATCCataagcaaaattttgagttgTCTTGAGGCAAATCCAGTCAATGATCCAGAAATGGAAAGTCTCAAGTTTCTGAAAAAGTTCATTAAAGGTCTAGACACCTCTCAAAAGTTATCAAACTTTGTAAGGTTCGTTAGTGGGTCTGAGCTAATGCTGTTTGCTGCAATTCAAATAGAGTTTACAGATTTATCAGGGTTGGGCCGCGGGCCAATTGCACATACATGCAATACTGTTCTACAGTTACCATCAACTTATCAATCCTTTCCAGAATTGAGAGAGGATTTTAGCAGCATCCTCTCGTCGGATAATTGGGAGATGGACATAGTATAA
- the LOC138033194 gene encoding uncharacterized protein isoform X2: MLVQEAPDVLKDVRKRVIKVHRLNVKRGLIDIFKDESVMADDLEVVVIDFRGRQEIVKGVGVLRDILSLFWKEAYDSLFIGENERVPFVRHDYQREEWAAIGRILVKGYQGCGYFPLLMSQAFFAYLLFGESAVTGPMLIQSFQNYVPADEKTLIIKSIAGEIDYEGDDGTDFLEMLCNYDCRRKVNSENIVAVIEEIAHKELIQKPQYIADCWKCIISPLIPIFVNVTTLTQKYESLLPSISKILSCLEANPVNDPEMESLKFLKKFIKGLDTSQKLSNFVRFVSGSELMLFAAIQIEFTDLSGLGRGPIAHTCNTVLQLPSTYQSFPELREDFSSILSSDNWEMDIV, encoded by the coding sequence ATGCTTGTCCAGGAAGCTCCAGATGTACTGAAGGATGTCCGTAAACGTGTTATAAAAGTGCATAGGCTGAATGTGAAAAGGGGTTTGATAGATATATTTAAAGACGAATCCGTTATGGCAGATGACCTTGAAGTTGTGGTCATTGACTTTCGAGGCAGACAAGAAATTGTCAAAGGTGTTGGAGTGCTGAGAGATATACTAAGTCTGTTTTGGAAAGAAGCATATGATTCTCTTTTCATTGGAGAAAATGAACGAGTGCCCTTTGTAAGACATGACTATCAAAGAGAAGAATGGGCAGCTATTGGCAGAATATTGGTGAAAGGTTATCAAGGCTGCGGGTACTTCCCACTGCTAATGTCTCAAGCATTCTTTGCCTATCTCTTGTTTGGGGAATCTGCTGTCACTGGCCCAATGTTGATTCAatcatttcaaaattatgttccGGCTGATGAGAAGACTCTCATCATCAAATCTATTGCCGGTGAAATTGATTATGAGGGTGATGATGGTACTGACTTTTTGGAAATGTTGTGCAACTATGATTGTCGTCGTAAGGTCAATTCAGAGAATATTGTCGCTGTTATTGAAGAAATTGCTCATAAAGAGTTAATTCAAAAACCGCAATATATTGCAGACTGTTGGAAGTGCATAATAAGCCCTCTCATACCAATCTTTGTTAACGTGACGACTTTGACTCAGAAATATGAATCTTTGCTTCCATCCataagcaaaattttgagttgTCTTGAGGCAAATCCAGTCAATGATCCAGAAATGGAAAGTCTCAAGTTTCTGAAAAAGTTCATTAAAGGTCTAGACACCTCTCAAAAGTTATCAAACTTTGTAAGGTTCGTTAGTGGGTCTGAGCTAATGCTGTTTGCTGCAATTCAAATAGAGTTTACAGATTTATCAGGGTTGGGCCGCGGGCCAATTGCACATACATGCAATACTGTTCTACAGTTACCATCAACTTATCAATCCTTTCCAGAATTGAGAGAGGATTTTAGCAGCATCCTCTCGTCGGATAATTGGGAGATGGACATAGTATAA